The DNA region TGCGGGTTCGCAAGCCTGCTGCGGAAGACATTCCTCTTGCTGTGAATGCGCCCAAAGTTACGGAAAACACACTGGAGAACGAGCACCTCCGTCTCAGCGTGGCACCTTCCGGCACTATCAGCCTGTTCGATAAAGATGCGAACCGTGAAGTCTTTGCAGACGCGAATAACGGACTACGCGCCGTAGTGCTGGATGACAACAACGACACCTGGGCGCATCAGGTACATGTCTATGACAAGGAAGTGGGCTCCTTCCAGCGGAAGGACCTCCGCATTCTCGAAAGCGGTCCGCTTCGTTCGCGGCTGCGGCAGACGCTGACCTATAACAACTCCACGCTTCGGTTGGATTTTATTCTGTATGCGGGCTCGCGGAATGTTGAGGTTCGCGCAACGCTGGATTGGCATGAGCATCTGAAGCTGCTCAGGTTTTCTTTCCCGGTGAATGTATCGAACCCGGATGCAACCTATGAAACGGCATACGGCGCCATTCATCGCGACAATCGCGGAGAAGAAGATCCCGGACAGCGCTGGATCGATGTTTCCGGACAGGGCGATGGCAAGCTCTATGGCTTTAGTGTGATCAATGACGCGAAGTATGGCTACAGCGTCCGCGGAAACGATCTAAATGTTTCCATTGCTCGCTCCGCAGTCTATGCAAACCATGAACCGCGTCAGCTGATTCCGGGAACGGACTACACCTGGATGGATCAGGGCGAGCAGTCCTTCCGCATGCTGCTGGTGCCGCACAGTGGATCATGGCAGCAGGCTGGTGTGGTTCGATCCGCAGAAGAACTGGTGGCAGAGGCTCCGATCATGTACCAGGGTATACACCCCGGTACGCGCCCCGGCGCCGCAAGCTTCCTTTCCGTCGATGCTTCTGACATTGTCGTGGAAGCCGTGAAGCAATCTGAAGATGGCGATGACCTGATCGTGCGCTCGTATGAGACGGATGGTCATGCCTCTCGCGCGACGCTGCAATTTCCCGCGCTAAAGAAGAGCTGGACCGGGGAATATCATCCGTACGAGATCAAGACTCTTCGTCTTAATCCACATACCGGAGCGATGAAAGAGGTTGACGCGCTTGAGCGGTGAAGCTGGGCACTTGTGCGCAAACATCGATACCCAGCAAACCCGTAAGACGGGGTTGCTGGGTATCGACATCGGAGGGACTAAGACCGCCATCGTTCTTTCGGCATCTCCTCCTAATGTGCTCTGGCGCGAGGAGTTTGAAACTCTGCCCGCTTTGGGTGCGGAACATGCAGTGCGAAGGATCTTGACTCTGGCGCGTCGCGGGGTAGAGGAGACCGGCTGCATCTCAGCGGCAATTGGAGTGAGTTGCGGAGGTCCTCTTGACCGCGTACGCGGCATCATTCAGAGGCCGCCAAACCTGCCCACATGGGATGACATCCCCATCAAAGATATTCTGGAACAGGAATTCGGTGTGCCCTGTTTCGTGGAAAATGATGCGAATGCGGGAGCGGTTGCAGAGAACCGGTTCGGCGCAGGGAAAGGCTGTCGGCACATGGTGTTTCTTACCATGGGAACAGGGCTTGGCGCCGGCCTCATCCTGAACGGTCAGATCTTTCATGGCGCAAATGCCATGGCGGGAGAGATCGGACATGTCCGGCTTACCGACTCCGGGCCGATGGGGTATGGCAAAACCGGGTCAGTCGAGGGCTGGGCCTCCGGTGGAGGCATGGCACAACACGCAGCCTCGTCTGTTCAGGAGGCGTTGCAGGCCGGAAAGTTCACCATGTTGGCAGAAGCGCTTCCGGATATTACAGCTCGCGATGTGGGACAGGCCCTGCTAGCAGGCGATTCTGTCGCAGCGCAGATCGTGCGTCGCACGGGATGGCGGCTGGGGGAAGCCCTTGCCATTCTTGTGGATGTTCTGAATCCCCAGCGAATTGTGATTGGAGGCCTGGCGCTCCGGTTTGGCGAGGCGCTGCTGGAACCTGCGCGGCAGCGGATGAGGGAAGAAGCGCTTGCCGACACGGCTGCCGTATGTGAGATTGTTTCGGCGGCGCTTGGGGAACGCATTGGCGATGTGGCCGCGTTGTGTGTAGCGATGGGCCTGCACACCAATCCGGATGCAGCATAAAGCAAAAGCCGGATTGGTGTGCGGGAAATGACGCGCTTCGTGCGTTTGAGCTTCGCTTAGACACGATCGACGGTGGATGAGAGAGTGCTTCGCTCAACAGGATGCCGAGCGAACTTCTGTGACAGGCTCGCGGCTATCTGGACTCTCCAGACGTTGTTGCAACTGTTCCAAGGTAGCCCCCTTGGTTTCAGGATAGACAAACAGCACCACGAAGAATTGCAATGCGCACATGGTCGCGAAAAAGTAGAAAGGAGTAGCCCGTGAGTAGTGCGCCACCACCCATGGAAACAGTCCGCTCACAATGGCATTCATCACCCAATGCGAGCCGCTACCAAGACTCTGTC from Edaphobacter paludis includes:
- a CDS encoding ROK family protein, whose protein sequence is MCANIDTQQTRKTGLLGIDIGGTKTAIVLSASPPNVLWREEFETLPALGAEHAVRRILTLARRGVEETGCISAAIGVSCGGPLDRVRGIIQRPPNLPTWDDIPIKDILEQEFGVPCFVENDANAGAVAENRFGAGKGCRHMVFLTMGTGLGAGLILNGQIFHGANAMAGEIGHVRLTDSGPMGYGKTGSVEGWASGGGMAQHAASSVQEALQAGKFTMLAEALPDITARDVGQALLAGDSVAAQIVRRTGWRLGEALAILVDVLNPQRIVIGGLALRFGEALLEPARQRMREEALADTAAVCEIVSAALGERIGDVAALCVAMGLHTNPDAA